Sequence from the Thermocaproicibacter melissae genome:
TTCGCCGCTTTCATCGCCTCGCCCTGCCCTGCAAACGAAGTAATGACGAGAACGTCACGCACTTCCTTCACATTCACCGCCGGCTCCACTTCTGCGTAGAGTGAAACGTCGACATCGCTCCTCTTGACCGACTTCACTGTGCCAATCACAAGGTTGCGTGGATACACTCCGCCAATGCCGCTGGTGACAACAATATCGCCCGCAGCCACTTTCGTGTCGCTGCTGAGGTAGCGCAGCTTCAGGATATTTGCATCTGCTGATTTTATATCGCACCCGATGACGCCGGTCTCCCGCGTGACCTTATCCATCGCGCTGATCTGCGTGCTCGGGGAAAGGAACGTCGTCACCCTGCTGTAAGAATTGCTTACCGCCGAGACCCACCCAACAACGCCTGCGTCTGTCACCACAGGGTCATTGAGCGACACGCCGCTGCGTGTTCCCTGGTCAATGGTGAACTCCCCGAACAGATTGTTCGGGTCACGCCCTACGACTGCCGCCGTAATCGGCTTAAAATCCGGATTTTCATTTTTAAGCTCCAGAAATTTGCGCAGCTGTGAGTTTTCCTGCTGGTAAGTGTAATAATTCACGAGCTTTTTCCGGAGCGCATCTACTTCGGCGCGCAGTTGCTCGTTCTCCGCCTCTAGCTGCTCTTTCGTCTTTCCGCTCCCTGTTACGGCCGCCGCATTATTGGTCACAATGGTGCTGATGCGTTGCATGGGTGTGGCAACGCTTCCGAAAAGATTGGCCGTAAGGGAGTTTGGTGTGTTGGATGTAGCGAGCATCAGGCAGAACATGACAAAGATGAGCGCCACAAGAAGTTTGAACCCCGTGGAACGAAAAACGTCTTTCACGAACGTTTCCTCCTGTTTGAAAAAAGCCGAATCATCGCCGACAGAACAAAATTTTGACCGGGCTGACTGGTAGATAGAATGATTATAACATGCTTTTCCACAGCGTGCAATGTTCCCACTTTGGATGAATTTATTGCAAGTTCTTTCCAAAACCCTCTTGACAAATGAAAGCCTGTGTTATATGGTTAGTTACACAAGTAATTAACCGGTTAACTTGAAAGGAACAGTCTATGACGAATCCGTTTGTTGAGGAAAAACCGATATTCCTCCAAATTGCAGAACGCTTGGAAGACGCGATTCTCTCCGGCGCATTTCCGGAAGAAAGCCGCCTGCCCTCTACCACGGAGATTTCGGCCGCCTACCGCATCAATCCCGCAACGGCGCTCAAAGGCGTCACCCTTCTGGTGGAGGAAGGCATTGCCTACAAGCAGCGCGGCATCGGGATGTTTGTCCGCAAAGGTGCCCGCAGTCTCATTGCAGAGAAGCGCCGGAACGCATTTTACAGCGATTTTGTGCTTCCTCTTGTCTCCGAAGCCAAAAAGCTCGGGATTTCGGAGCAGGAACTGACCGCCATGTTGGAAAGAGGTTTTCGGAATGATACTTGAAATCAAGAATGTTTCCAAATACTTTCAGGGGAAGCCTGCGGTTGACCGCGTAAACATTACCTTGGAAGGGCCGCTCATCTGCGGTTTGCTCGGCCGCAACGGGGCGGGCAAGACGACGCTGATGAACATGATTTCTGGAAAGCTTTTCCCCACAATTGGGAGCATCTTTCTGGACGGCGAGCCGCTACAGGAAAATGACCTTATGCTCGGCAAAGTGATAAGCATGGG
This genomic interval carries:
- the mreC gene encoding rod shape-determining protein MreC — protein: MKDVFRSTGFKLLVALIFVMFCLMLATSNTPNSLTANLFGSVATPMQRISTIVTNNAAAVTGSGKTKEQLEAENEQLRAEVDALRKKLVNYYTYQQENSQLRKFLELKNENPDFKPITAAVVGRDPNNLFGEFTIDQGTRSGVSLNDPVVTDAGVVGWVSAVSNSYSRVTTFLSPSTQISAMDKVTRETGVIGCDIKSADANILKLRYLSSDTKVAAGDIVVTSGIGGVYPRNLVIGTVKSVKRSDVDVSLYAEVEPAVNVKEVRDVLVITSFAGQGEAMKAANSSASSSLPASSGGK
- a CDS encoding GntR family transcriptional regulator, which gives rise to MTNPFVEEKPIFLQIAERLEDAILSGAFPEESRLPSTTEISAAYRINPATALKGVTLLVEEGIAYKQRGIGMFVRKGARSLIAEKRRNAFYSDFVLPLVSEAKKLGISEQELTAMLERGFRNDT